The following are from one region of the Corylus avellana chromosome ca1, CavTom2PMs-1.0 genome:
- the LOC132180078 gene encoding glyoxysomal fatty acid beta-oxidation multifunctional protein MFP-a-like: MMGSDAKGRTVMEVGADGVALITIIHPPVNALSFDVLRSLKDNYDQALRRDDVKAIVITGAKNKFSGGFDITAFEETRKGTMGREQKPGYISVEIMTDTLEAARKPSVAAIDGLALGGGLEIAMVCHARISTPTAQLGLPELQLGVMPGFGGTQRLPRLVGLSKALEMILMSKPVKGEEAYTLGLVDAIVSPDELVNTARQWALDILDCRRPWVRSLYKTDKIEPLGEAREILKFARAQARKQAPNLQHPLVCIDCIEEGIASGPRAGLWKEAEAFQGLMRSDTSKSLIHVFFSQRGTMKVPGVTDIGLVPRLVNKVAILGGGLMGSGIATALILSNYPVILKEVNDKFLQAGIGRVRANLQSRVKKGKMTQEKFEKTISLLKGVIDYESFKDVDMVIEAVIENVSLKQQIFADLEKYCRPHCILASNTSTIDLNLIGERTKSQDRIVGAHFFSPAHIMPLLEIVRTKQTSPQVIVDLLDVGKKIRKTPVVVGNCTGFAVNRMFFPYTQAGLLLVERGTDLYQIDRVISKFGMPMGPFRLADLVGFGVAIATGMQFIQEFPERTYKSMLIPLMQEDKRAGEATRKGFYVYDEKRKASPDPELKKYIEKSRSISGVTIDPKLVKLPEKDIVEMIFFPVVNEACRVLAEGIAVKAADLDIAAVMGMGFPPYRGGIMFWADTLGSKYIYSRLEEWSKTYGEFFKPCAYLAERAAKGAPLSSPVEQAKPRL; encoded by the exons ATGATGGGTAGCGATGCAAAGGGAAGAACAGTCATGGAGGTGGGAGCTGATGGCGTGGCTCTCATAACCATCATCCACCCTCCTGTTAATGCCCTCTCATTTGATG tgcTACGCAGCTTAAAAGACAATTATGATCAGGCCTTACGAAGAGATGATGTGAAGGCAATCGTCATTACAG GTGCAAAGAACAAGTTTTCTGGTGGCTTTGATATCACAGCTTTTGAAGAAACTCGAAAGGGAACGA TGGGGAGAGAACAAAAGCCTGGCTATATATCTGTTGAGATTATGACTGACACTTTAGAAG CTGCGAGAAAGCCTTCAGTTGCTGCCATTGATGGCCTTGCCTTAGGTGGTGGATTAGAGATTGCAATG GTATGCCATGCTAGAATATCAACTCCCACTGCACAATTAGGGTTGCCTGAACTTCAGCTTGGAGTAATGCCTGGATTTGGAG GGACACAGCGGCTTCCGCGTCTTGTTGGTCTGTCAAAGGCACTTGAAATGATACTG ATGTCAAAGCCAGTCAAAGGGGAGGAAGCTTATACTTTGGGCCTTGTGGATGCCATTGTTTCACCTGATGAGTTGGTAAATACTGCACGTCAGTGGGCCCTGGATATCTTGGACTGTAGAAGACCATGGGTTCGTAGTCTTTACAAGACCGACAAGATAGAGCCCCTTGGGGAAGCAAGGGAAATTCTCAAGTTTGCAAGAGCTCAAGCCCGGAAGCAGGCTCCCAATCTCCAGCACCCATTGGTTTGCATTGATTGCATTGAAGAGGGTATAGCTTCTGGTCCCCGGGCTGGACTCTGGAAG GAGGCTGAAGCTTTCCAAGGACTTATGCGTTCTGACACTAGCAAAAGTTTGATCCATGTCTTCTTCTCTCAGCGTGGAACAATGAAG GTACCTGGCGTTACTGATATTGGCTTAGTGCCAAGACTAGTGAATAAGGTTGCTATTCTTGGTGGAGGACTAATGGGCTCTGGAATAGCAACAGCGTTGATTCTCAGTAATTATCCAGTCATCCTGAAAGAAGTAAATGACAAGTTCTTGCAGGCTGGGATTGGTAGAGTCAGAG CAAATTTGCAAAGCCGTGTGAAGAAAGGGAAAATGACTCAAGAGAAGTTTGAGAAAACCATATCTCTTCTCAAGGGTGTCATTGACTATGAAAGCTTTAAAGATGTGGACATGGTGATTGAG GCAGTTATTGAGAATGTTTCtttaaaacaacaaatttttgcTGATCTTGAAAAGTACTGTCGACCACATTGCATACTTGCGAGTAACACCTCCACAATTGACTTGAACCTGATTGGAGAGAGGACAAAATCCCAAGATCGGATTGTTGGAGCTCATTTCTTTAG TCCAGCTCACATCATGCCACTTTTGGAAATTGTTCGTACTAAGCAGACGTCTCCGCAAGTAATTGTTGACTTGCTAGACGTGGGGAAAAAGATAAGGAAAACTCCAGTGGTGGTGGGAAATTGCACAGGCTTTGCTGTCAACAGGATGTTCTTCCCTTATACACAAGCTGGTCTTTTGCTTGTTGAGCGAGGTACAGACCTCTACCAGATTGATAGGGTAATCTCCAAATTCGGAATGCCGATGGGCCCTTTCAG ATTGGCTGACCTGGTTGGTTTTGGTGTTGCAATTGCAACTGGCATGCAGTTTATTCAGGAATTTCCTGAACGAACTTATAAATCAATGCTTATCCCACTTATGCAGGAGGATAAGAGAGCAG GTGAGGCTACTCGCAAAGGGTTCTATGTGTATGATGAGAAACGCAAAGCTAGCCCAGATCCTGAATTAAAAAAGTATATTGAGAAGTCCAGGAGCATTTCTGGTGTAACCATTGACCctaag CTAGTGAAGTTACCGGAAAAGGACATTGTAGAAATGATATTCTTTCCCGTGGTGAACGAGGCCTGCCGAGTCCTTGCCGAAGGTATTGCAGTCAAAGCAGCAGACCTTGACATTGCTGCTGTCATGGGCATGGGCTTCCCACCTTACAG GGGAGGTATTATGTTCTGGGCTGATACTCTTGGATCCAAATACATTTATTCGAGGTTGGAGGAATGGTCAAAGACGTATGGAGAATTCTTCAAGCCTTGTGCCTATTTGGCTGAAAGAGCTGCCAAGGGGGCTCCTCTG AGTTCTCCCGTGGAGCAAGCAAAGCCTCGGTTGTAA
- the LOC132167396 gene encoding bidirectional sugar transporter SWEET17-like: MEVLSFYVGVIGNIISVLMFLSPVETFWQIIKRQSTEEFESLPYICTLLNSSLWTYYGIIKPGELLVATVNGFGILVETIYVILFLIYAPKRSRAKIAILVGILDVGFLAAAVLVTRLALQEEAGIDVIGFLGAVLNFIMYSSPLAAMRTVVRSKSVEYMPFFLSFFLFLNGGTWAFYALLVRDYLLLAPNGCGFLLGAAQLVLYLIYRKANPRKNISADTLEQGSQHEHLISSSSLSRENNEE, encoded by the exons ATGGAGGTGCTGAGTTTCTATGTTGGAGTTATAG GCAACATCATCTCAGTATTAATGTTTCTTTCCCCCGT CGAGACATTTTGGCAAATAATAAAGCGCCAGTCGACGGAGGAATTTGAGAGCCTTCCTTACATTTGCACATTGTTAAACTCATCCTTGTGGACATACTATGGAATTATAAAGCCCGGGGAATTACTGGTAGCCACCGTCAATGGTTTTGGCATCCTTGTCGAGACTATCTACGTCATCTTATTTCTTATATACGCACCAAAAAGGTCGAGG GCTAAGATTGCCATTCTTGTGGGGATCTTGGATGTGGGCTTCCTAGCAGCAGCAGTTCTAGTTACTCGGTTGGCATTGCAGGAAGAAGCAGGAATTGATGTAATAGGGTTCTTGGGTGCAGTGTTAAATTTTATAATGTATAGCTCACCTCTAGCCGCCATG AGAACAGTGGTGAGGAGCAAGAGCGTGGAGTACATGCcattctttctctcatttttccttttcttgaacGGTGGGACATGGGCTTTCTATGCTTTGCTTGTACGTGACTATCTCCTTTTG GCACCAAATGGATGTGGGTTTCTACTTGGAGCAGCGCAGCTAGTGCTCTATTTGATATACAGAAAGGCCAACCCACGTAAAAACATCTCTGCAGATACACTGGAACAAGGATCCCAACATGAGCACCTCATCTCTTCCTCAAGTTTATCACGTGAAAACAATGAAGAGTAG